A part of Rhinoderma darwinii isolate aRhiDar2 chromosome 1, aRhiDar2.hap1, whole genome shotgun sequence genomic DNA contains:
- the GEMIN7 gene encoding gem-associated protein 7 isoform X1, which yields MGEKREPLLLPQVPIIRLPRPPSPSGCGFDPSSQRALAHRIPDAHQKIRSNLRLHFLRSLIASSGCPVTFTLYQRVTVSAERFNVCDIEGHNFQVSNLQTPLGVQKEALIRGPDIISYSFHL from the exons ATGGGGGAAAAAAGA GAACCCCTACTTCTTCCTCAGGTACCCATAATCCGCCTTCCTAGGCCGCCATCACCTTCTGGATGTGGCTTTGATCCATCGTCACAGCGAGCTTTGGCCCATCGTATCCCTGATGCCCATCAGAAAATTCGGTCTAATCTACGCCTGCATTTTCTCCGCAGCCTTATTGCCTCTTCGGGCTGTCCAGTCACATTCACACTTTACCAGCGTGTCACCGTTTCTGCTGAGCGGTTTAATGTCTGtgacatagagggacataatttCCAGGTGTCTAACCTCCAAACACCTCTAGGTGTGCAAAAAGAAGCGCTAATTCGTGGGCCAGATATTATTTCTTACTCCTTTCATCTGTAA
- the GEMIN7 gene encoding gem-associated protein 7 isoform X2 has product MEPLLLPQVPIIRLPRPPSPSGCGFDPSSQRALAHRIPDAHQKIRSNLRLHFLRSLIASSGCPVTFTLYQRVTVSAERFNVCDIEGHNFQVSNLQTPLGVQKEALIRGPDIISYSFHL; this is encoded by the exons atg GAACCCCTACTTCTTCCTCAGGTACCCATAATCCGCCTTCCTAGGCCGCCATCACCTTCTGGATGTGGCTTTGATCCATCGTCACAGCGAGCTTTGGCCCATCGTATCCCTGATGCCCATCAGAAAATTCGGTCTAATCTACGCCTGCATTTTCTCCGCAGCCTTATTGCCTCTTCGGGCTGTCCAGTCACATTCACACTTTACCAGCGTGTCACCGTTTCTGCTGAGCGGTTTAATGTCTGtgacatagagggacataatttCCAGGTGTCTAACCTCCAAACACCTCTAGGTGTGCAAAAAGAAGCGCTAATTCGTGGGCCAGATATTATTTCTTACTCCTTTCATCTGTAA